TGCCCGAGGCTCCCCTGGAGTCTCCACCTTTTCCTACCAAGTCCCCAGCGTTTGACCTTTTCAACTTGGTTCTCTCCTACAAGAGGCTGGAGATCTACCTGGAACCCTTGAAGGATGCAGGTGATGGTGTTCGATACTTGCTCAGGTACAGACTTtgtggagttgctctggtttgcTCTGCCTTCTGCCGTCCTGCTCTGTAGTAACTAACACTGACCATTTAGGCAGTGGCTGGGCTGTCCTTTCTGCCCTAGTGAGGAGCAGTTCTGGGAGATCTGTTTGGCTTCTGGGTTTATCTAGGCCTACCCTGTGTCTCAGGCCCAGCCCAGGAGAGGCAGATACTGGGAATGATCCTGCCTTTCAGCAAGGTTCTTCTTTGTGACTGAATAAGCTCCTTCCTCTGGACTGCTGGACAACCTTGAACATCAGGCCTTCTACAGCTTAGAGCAggcttaattttttcctttgccCCCAATATTAgcataattaatattaaaaaattaggatataattttgaacaaaaattaaagaaatacaaaaacctGTGAATAAGCAGATaccattttcactatttttttttttttgagacagaatcttgctctgttgtccaggctggaatgcagtagtgtgatcatggctcactgtagcctcaacctcttcggctcaagcgatcctcctacctcagccaccatgcctggctaattaaaaaaaaaaaaaaaaattgtagagagggtctcgctgtgttgtccaggctggtcttgaactgttgggctcaagtgatcctcctgcctcagcctcccaaagtgctgggattacaggtgtgagccactgtgcccagcccattttcacTAATTTATTGAGATTATGGATCTTAATTTTTTCCCTCCTATCCTGCTTTGATTTTCAttctctataattttctttttttcttttggctcattttattatgttaaaattattttaaattacttatatGGCATTCTGCTCCCTAAATATGTCAGTTTTTATCTCTAAATAAGGACATTTCTTTCAAGATCAAAGTAATACCATACCTAACAAAATTAATAACTCCTTGATATCATCCTATACTCAGTTCATATTCCATTTCCTCAGTTGTACCATCTATTTTGGCTAAATCACATTTCAGTCCAGGAGTGTGCATTGTTTGTAGTTATTAtgtcttttaagtcttttttcaGTGTAAAACAATCTCTCTCATGACACTGATTTGCTGAAGAGACTGAGCCTGAACTGACTTTCCTGGAGAATTTACTACCGAGATTTGTCTGGTTTCTTCCTCGTGTTGCAGACTAGAAGTTAGATTTAAAGGTTGGATTTTATTCAAGttagaaaagtattttttgttttttttttgtttgcaaaGGTAAATGTTGTGCCCCTAGTATTGCATTGCATCAGGAGTCACACAAAAACCTGATTGTCCTAAAGAGCAGAGGTTTTTAACTTGGAGCCTGTGGGTGAGTTTTAGGGATCAGTGAATCCCCTGAAACTGCACGTAAAATTGTGTGTCTGCACATGTGTATGTTTCTAGGGAAAAGCTTCTAGTTTTCATCGGATTCTCATAAAGACCCTCAGTCCTCTGAAATACATGAGAGAGACTGGTAGGAAGCAGGGCGAATGGAGTTATGTTAACCTCTGAGGATGCCGCCATTGAGTATTTATCCATGCCTCAGTCTGGAAATAGTGGATGGTTTGTTACCAGTTCTCTGGTGAAGGCCCTACATTTTTCTTGTTCATGTAATTTATGTCTGTATCCGTAGAGGTGAGCTAGTCATTGTTCCAGAGCTGTGTTCTCTACTGTAAGATCGCTGTGCTCTTGGTACAAGGGGTAGGGAGACAGTATGAGGAGAGGCTATTTTCTCCTCTTATAATCTCAGCATGATATGAAGTTTGGTCTTCTTTAGGAGAGAGGCTGTGCCCCTTGGCACATtctttgtatgtatatgtattgcCCTTCTGTGGCAAAGTACAAAAGTTAAGTGTATCCTGCCCtgcccttctccttttcctctactAGTCTGTAGTGCATCTTAGCACACTAATGTGTTAGGGTTTTTCCATTTTATGGAATTAGAAATTGGAGGACGTCGTAGGATTGGTTAAAGCTGGATGCAGGAGGAGCATTGGACCTAAAAGCCCCCAGGAGCCTGCGGTTTCTGTGCTGCTGGGAGAGGGAGCACTGGTCCGTGAAAGTGGCTGTCACATTAGTTTGTGCTTTTGATTGTTCTTTTCTTAGTAAAGAGGATTTGACTTTGAAGAGGGACCTAATCTTGGGCTCTGGCTGTTAGTTCTGAAGCCTAGAGCTGCAGTAAATTGTTAACAGACTCTCTCCTGGGATTAGCTACTCTACTGCTTGGGTCTCCTGGGACCAAAGTGTCAGTAAAGACATTTTATAGAAGGGAAGAGGCTTTAAATTGAAAGTGACTTAAGTGGTGGTgtgatgtttttatttccaaaatcgGATTggcttttatttcacttttaccCTGGTAGCTGCCACTAGAGGTTCTGAGGCCTAATTAGAGTGGTACAGTTGGAGTGTGTTAAATTTCAGGAGAAAGAGATGTCATTACATTCCGTTActcataaattttattaaaaagtaaaagcccctttacactgttggtggcagtgtaaattagttcaaccattgtggaagacagtgtggcgattcctcaaggatgtggaagcagaaataccatttgagccagcaatcccattactaggtatatgtccaaaggattataaatcattcttctataaagacacatgcacatgtatgtttgttgcagcactattcacaacagcaaagacttggaaccaacctaaatgtccatcagtgatagactggataaagaaaatatggcacatatacaccatggaatgctatgcagccacgaaaaaggatgagttcatgtcctttgcagggatatggatgtagctggagaccatcattctcagcaaactaacacaggaacagaaaaccaaacaccacatgttctcactcgtaagtgggagttgaacagcgagaacacatggacacagggaggggaacatcacacaccggggcctattgaagggtgggggctaggggagggatagcattaggagaaatacctaaggtaGATGACGGgtcgatgggtgcagcaagccaccatagcacatgtatacctatgtaacaaacctgcacgttccgcacatgtatcccagaacttaataataaaaaaaagtaaaagccgTGCATAAACTAGTTAACCTCATTCAGTAACTCTGAAATACTCCAATTAGAgcacaagaaaatatatttagccCCAGCATGGTAGCTTACGCCtttaattccaccactttgggaggccaaggtgggcagatcacctgaggtcaggagtttgagaccagcctggccaacatagtgaaacaccccatccctactgaaaacacaaaaactggccaggcgtggtggcgtgcccctgtaatcccagctactaaggaggctgagacaggagaatcgcttgaaaccaggaggcagaggttgtagtgagcctagattgcaccactgcactctagtctgggcaacagagcgagactctgtctcaaaagaaaaaaaaagaaagaaaatatgttcaatgCTTTGCTTGCCAGCAATTTAcctgtttatttttctgatatttgtctttctcctAATGGCTCACCTATATATTGACACTGCCTTTAGAATTTGGGTGTCGTGGCTTCATTGTTGCATCTGTGCTTCTCTTTCCCTACTAAATGTCCTTTATCAGGGACGGAGCCAGCAGCATTTGCTTGTTCTCAGCAACCTGAGTCTCTGGGTCTTCCTTCTTCCCCATTTGGGGGCTTCTGCATTGCCCtttggtggtagtgatggtggcagTGATGTATCTGTGTTTGCTTCTGTCTGTTTCAGCTCACTTAAGGTGTGATTGCTAAGTGAATGCTGCACCCTACTTTCAtcttgatttttaatatattaaaataaaatctttattattGTTTCTCCTTTTGAATTAATAGGTATTCAAAATAAACTCTCAGATAAACTCtcaaattttcaaaaacacagaCATAAGAAGATAAAGGCACAAATGGGGCCAAAGAAGTCCACAATTTGTTCTTTCTTGATTTCTGTATTAGTTGAATCTTGTGCAATGATTATATATTcttatgaaattataaaaaagaatagaGGAAAATATTAAGAATGTTTGTCAGTATCACCTCTTAAGGAGAATACAACCTTACAAAACACAGGTTAAATGGTATTAACTGGGTTTCTTAACTGATATTTTATAAATTCTTCTTCCTTTTGGGAGAAAGCACTACAGACCTACCAGTTTCCTCACCCCAGGTGCTAATATGTGACATCTTACCTCCTCTCCTGGTCACCAGTCCAAGTGAGAGGCCCCCTTTTCGTTTCTCCTTGACCTTCTGTGTTCCAGGCTTCCTCTTCTGGTTTGATGTCCCATCTGTGCTGCCCGGTCTCCCCTCCCCAGCTGGAGGAGTGACTCTCTGTAGTGATCAGGACTCTCTGTATTGTAGGTGGCAGATGCCTTTGTGTTCCTTGCTGACCTGCCTGGGCCTCAACGTCTTGTTCCTCACTTTGAATGAGGGTAAGAACTGCCTTCAGGGGCCAGTGGTTTTTGTGAATGAATGTGGGGGAAGAACACTTGGATGCAGCCCCACCCTATGTGTGGGagctgctcttgttgccctgtaGTTAGTGTTCCTCTGTGTCTGCTTGGAGTCAGAAACAGGCTCCAGAGGGACGATCCAGGCTGAGCAGCctgctgtgaccttgggcaggttattGAACTTCCCTGTTAAGGCCTAATTTTCCTTACCTCTAGAGGGAGGATAAAAATGATGCTTTCCTCCTAGAGTATTTGTGAGGAATGCGGCAGTCTAGGCATAATACTTAGCGCAGTGCCTGGTGTGGAAGATGCAGCCAGTGTATTGTAGCTGCTCTCAGTATTATTGTGTTTCCTTCTTGACTTCCTGCTGAGGATGCATTGACCTTTTTCCATTTTGGTTTTCAAGCTGATTCAAGGGTCATCTGGGGACATGGCATGGGTAAAGGTACTGGGATGAGGAGCTGATAAGGGATTTTTGCCATATCTGTTGCTTTTCTCTGGTTCAGCTAGTGAGCCTAACGGGAGCTGCTGGGCAGTCACCAGCAGTGAGGAGTGGCATGAAGCCTTTGAGATAGAAGTGTGGACACATGGGTGTCTGTTGGGGTCCTGGGTAATGTCTCCTATGAACCTCTTACTACAGTGCATGCCGTGACCCTACGCTGTCCGTGGTTGGTGCTGGCAGATGGCCATGTAAAAAGCCAAACCCCTTAGGGGGAGAATAAAGAGTCTGGGACAGAATGTTTGGAGGAGCTGGGCCATTATTCATGTTTTTGTTCTTATACTTACCTTGTATTTCTCAGGTGTCTTCTTTGTTTCCTCTGGAGATAGGGATTGAGTAGATTGAAAATAAATCCAGTTCATATAAGatctcattttctgtttcttagttgGACTCATCTTTACCTGTTCAAAACTTCCTAGGatgtttgatttttctatatgtgCTCCCAAAGTAAATCAATTCCTATGACAGATGTTTAATAAGCACTTATTATGGGCCCGCTGCTCTGTTAGCTTGTTGTTGGGGTGCCATGTTACATGGAAGAAGTTCCTTCTTTGAATTTTATCTCGGCTTTGCCATTTCTCAAGGCACAGTCGTCTGCAGTGTCCTAAAAACTGAACGAAAGGCTTCCAGTCTTCCTTAGTGGCCCAGAGGTCCGAGTGCAGGCATCAGGAGCTCCTGGCAGTCACATTCCAGCGTGAGCCTCTGGTGTGCTAACAGcatcttaaaatgtattaaaagtgAGGATGGGGCCACAGCAGTGACCAAAGGGACGAAGTCCCAGCCCTCAAGAGCTTATTTCAGTAGAGAAGACAACAGACATGCCTGCAATGTGTCATGTGGTGATAAGGTCTATGAGGAGTGAAGCTGGGTTAAGGGGGCTGGAGAGTAGGGGTGAGACACTGTGTCATACAGAGCTATCAGGGAAGGCCTGACTGGCAGAGCCCTGGAGGAGGTGAGGAACAAGCAGTGGGCGTCTGGGTGGGCCGACTCCTGGTCTTTGCTTACCTGTGTTACCTGCAGtgtttctgattctgtaggtgCGTGGTACTCAGTAGGTGCCCTGATGATTTCAGTGCCTGCCCTGCTGGGCTACCTTCAGGAGGTTTGCCGGGCACGGCTGCCTGAGTCCGAGCTGATGCGGAGGAAGTATCACAGCGTGAGGCAGGAGGACCTGCAGAGAGTTCGCCTGTCTCGTCCTGAGGCCGTGGCTGAGGTGAAGAGCTTGTGAGTATGGAAGAGAGGCCAGGGAGGTGGGGAAACAGTAACAGCAGCCATGACACTAAGTGCTAGCTTTGTGTGCTTGACATCATATTAGGCAAACCACAGctgttatttcatttaaccttttTAACAGTTCTGGGAGGTAGTTAATATTAACATCTTCCATTTATGGGTAAAGAAAAAGGCTGACTTACTTAGCTAGAAAGTGGCCAGGCTGGGATGAGAATCTAGATCTAGCTGTTTTCACagcttctgttctttctttcttttttttttttttttttgagacagagtttcgctctcgttgtccaggctggagtgcagtgacgcgatctcggctcactgcaacctctgccttccggtggtttcaagcgattctcctgcctcagcctcccaagtagctgggactacaggcacacaccaccacgcgcagctaattttttgtatttttagtaaagacggagtttcaccattttggtcaggatggtctctatctgttgaccttgtgatccgcccaccttggcctcccaaaatgctggaattacaggcgtgagccaccacgcccggccctgttCTTTCTGCTGGAGAGATAGTTTAGGATCTTGACTAAGCATGTGCATGTATAAGCCACTGCCTGGGTTCGAATCCCAGCTCTTCCATTTACTTGCTGTGTAACattgggcaagttgcttagcctctctgtgtctcaggtttctcatctgttaaatggaatGATAACAGGGCTTACTCAGAAGGTGGTTTTGAAGATTGAACAGGTGTCTGGTACCGGGGAAGTGTTGAGTAGATATTAGTTATCATCACTACACTGTGGAGAAACTTCCTAAACATGACAGAGCTGGTACTTCTGAGGAAGCATTTTAAGACTTGAAAAATATTCATCTAACAACTTCAGTAGCAGTGGGCATTTACACCTCCCTTCCCTGGAGTGGGGTCTCTGCATTCTCTTGAGATACAGTAGGGGCAAGAAAAGTTATAAACAAACAGATCGCTGGGCCTCACCCCAGAAATTCCGAGTCAGTTATCTGGAGTGGGGCCTGgatatgtagtttttttaaaaaagactttcttactttgaaatagttttatattatatatatatatattttttttctttttttgagacagagtcttgttatgtcacccaggctggaatgcagtggtgcgatctcagctcactgcaagctctgcctcctgtgttcaagtgattctcgtgcctcagcctccagagtagctgggattagaggcgtgtgccaccacgtccagctaatttttgtatttttagtagagatgaggtttcatcatgttggccaggctggtctctaacttcagcctcaagtgatctgcctgccttggcctcccaaagtgctgggattgcaggcatgagccaccgcacccagcctgaaatggTTTTAAACTTAAAGAAGTGCAAGAATAATATCAAGAATGCCTTTTACCCAGATAGaacaattattaacattttgccacgttggctttgtctgtctctctacatatacatattcttttctttttcctaaaccatttgaaagtaagttgcaAACAGGACTTAATACTTCAGCAtgtatttcctaagaacaaggacattctcttaAATATCCACAGAGCTGTATTAAtaaagttctttttcttcttttattaatttttttcttttttctttttttttactttttgagacggagttttgctctgtcatccaggctggaatgcagtggcatgatcatggctcactgcagcctcggcctcctggactcaagtgatccttctgcctcagcctcctgagtagctgggagcacaggcacatgcaccataccctgctaattaaaacaatttttttgtagagatagggtctcattgtcttgcccaggctggcctcgaatttctgggctctagcaatcctcctgcctcagcctcccaaagtgctgggactgcaggtgtgagccagtgcggGTGTCCTAATAAAGTTCTTTGTATCAGCTTCCCTGATCTGGGATCCAATTCAGGATTATAcatcatgtttaatttttttatgtctctTTAGTCTTCTTTAATCTGGAGCAGTTCCTCAGTCCTTGTTTCTTGTGACCTTGACGTTTTTGAATAGTGCAAGcttattattttgtagaatctcccTAATTTTTGGATTGTTTGGTTCCTTGTGATCAGATTTAGGGTGTGACAAGTGATGTGTCATGTTCAGTACATCTGTATCAGGAGGCACCTGATGCACCTGATATCAGGAAATACTgactttgatcacttggttaaggcaTCCATACTGTAAATTATCATTTTACTCTTCATTAGTAGTAATTTGAggggagatactttgagactatgtaaatatcTTGTTCCTCATCATTTATCCACTGCTTTAAAAATCCATTGATGGGTCTTGCCTTAATCAGTTTATTACTATGATGGTTGCAAAGATGATCTAATTATTctgtctacatttttttttagctAGCTTTCTACTATAAGAAAGCTCGCTCTTCTTcttatcagtatgaactcatagatttgtattttatttgatgaGTTAGAATCTATtactgtcattatttattttgatctcAAATTGTCCTAGATTTGGCCAGTAGGAGCTCTTTTGAGTTGGCTCTTGTTTGCATCGGTCCCTGTCATTTTTGAATGCTTCCTTGCTTTGTGGTACAACAGGATGGTCAAATTCATCTTACacttccctgccccagccctggaatcAGCTTGTCTCCATGTTTCCTGGTTTCCCTTCAGAAACCCAGATCTGGGTTCAGACTGTGCTCATGGCTTCTGTGGTTCATCCACGTTTAAAAAAACAACGAACAGAACTCCCCAAGTGAGTCTGTTTCACATCCCAGGTGGAGAATATCATGCCATTTATTCTGACAGCTGCTGTGTACCCGTGAGGTGGGTCCTCTGATCCTCAGTGTATAAATACAGAAGCCACAGCCCTGGAGAAGTTCAGTAGCCTGCCTGACATCAACAGTTAGGAAGAGACCAAAGCAGGAACATTTATACTGTTTCCACCTCAGCAAGAGGCTCCAAAAAGGGGACTGAAATGTAGCTGGGGTGGCTTAGCCAGGCCCGTTTCTCCCGTGCTCTCTCGACCCCTCTCTCTTTAAGCACATGGTGAGTGTGTTTAAAGAGATTGACCATCCCTAGCCAACTGCACCTGCAAGGCCCCAGGCTTCACTTCCCACGGCTTCTGTCCTGCCCACTCACCAAAGCCCCTGTGTCTGTAGCTTGATCCAGCTGGAGGCCTTCCTGAGTCGCTTGTGCTGCACCTGTGAAGCCGCCTACCGCGTGCTGCACTGGGAGAACCCCGTCGTGTCCTCACAGTGAGTGACCCCTCCTCTCCCGCCACCACCCTATAGGAATTTGCAGCTTGAGCCCGAGCAAAGCCAGCTGCCTTGAGAGGACCTCTGCCCCTCTTACTTCAGGGGACGAGCTCGCCTCCTGGGCTCTTGTGTGTATATCTGCACATATGCTTGTGAGCTCTAATGTACTGCTTTTGTTTAGGTGCTTTCTTTTATAtgtggtaaaaataataatagaaaaataactcaCCATATAATCCACCATGCAGCCGAATCTCTTGTTTGTTTTGCCTGCTAGAATTTGTCATATGCATCTACTTTATGGATGTGTAGTTTCTTAGTGTATGTTCAATTTTTCTTTCGTTTTCCACTTATCATTATATTAAAGATGATTTTCTTTGTTGCTATATAGCCTTtggaattatttataataccaGATTAATATAGATGGCAAATATAATTTATGGAACCATTCTGTTACAGATTTAGTCAATTTCTCTTTTCATTACTAACCCCATGGTAAACATTTTTATGGATTTAGCTTTAgtcttttagaaaatttttcttaGATTAAATTCAAGGATGAAACTACCATATCAAACAGAATGGGTGTTTTTGAGGCTCTTTAATATGAATAATAGTGATAACTAATGTTTGTTGTCTTCAccgggtgccaggcactgttcaacACTTCCTCTGTATTATCTCACTCTTACAGTAACTCCGTTAGGTAGGCGCTACTTCAGTCCCCATCTTAGACGGGAAGGGAGCCGTGCCCAGAGAACCAAGAGACTTCTCAGAATgagaagtggcagagctggattcaaatcccagtctGTCTTACTCTAGACTTCAGAGTCTAGACCTTGAGGAGTGAtgatggttgaaccagtttataTGCCACCAGCTGACACCACCTTGGCCTCACCAGCATCAGGTGTTTGCACCGGGGACTTGGGGTAGTTCTCAGTCTTCATCGCCATTTTCCGCTGGTTTGATGAGCGGCTCTTGTCAGTTTATTAACGTGCCCAGAGCTGTGTCTCACCTGGACCCTGCTGTGGGTGTGCTCCAAACCGGTCTCCTTCTGCTGTTATGAATTTCTGATCTTGTGGTTCTTCCCTGTCATCCAGGTTCTATGGTGTTCTCCTGGGCACGATCTGCATGCTGTATTTGCTGCCACTCTGCTGGGTCCTCACCCTTTTAAACAGCACGCTCTTTCTGGGGAATGTGGAGTTCTTCCGAGGTAAGCCCTGGAGGGCCTGAAAGACGGGACCCAAGCTGGCTCTGAGGGCTAGGCTAGGCTCCCCAGTTCTTCTGTCTCTATAGCTAATCATCAGTTTGCTGTGCTTCCACAAGGGGCAGCACCACACTGGGGTCCTCTCTCATGGGCTCTGAGTCTCTGAGATGTTAGATGAAGCTGGAATCTCACCAGGGGAGGCTGCTACCATTGGGCTCccatctcccttccctcccttcccaaggcagatgaatcactGCTTACATGATATGATGGCTTCTGGAAGATGAGGGAAGGATGTTTTCCCAAAGCTGCCACCCATCCCCTGGGGTGCAGCCACCTGCAGTTGCTACCACATCTCTGTGTGATCCCAGAGTATCCGTCTGTTGTCTGGCTTCTAAAGCGCTGAAGCAGTCTGGAAAGGCACTGAGTCACAGAGGCCTGAGTCTGTACATATGTTTGGGTGATTGGTGTATTTGTTTTCCTCCCTGTGGTAGAGTTATTAATTACAGAAGCCatgatttattgagcatttactacatTTAATCTCTGTAGCTGTCTGGGGCAGGTGGTGGTATTTAAGTTTTGTTTAAGAGGCTTAAGTTAGGTGACTCGCTCAGAGTTAGGAGGGCGACTCTTTCCTGTAGTGGAGGGAAGAGAGGCCAGCCAGCTGCAGAAGTGGGTACCCCCAAAGTGCCACTCACGGTGTCTCATTTTTGCCTCCTACCCTGTTCTCCGTTCCCTGGGTAGTTGTGTCTGAGTACAGGGCATCTCTGCAACAGAGGATGAACCCAAAGCAGGAAGAGCATGCCTTTGAGAGTCCTCCACCACCAGATGTTGGCGGGAAGGGTGGTCTGATGGACAGCACGCCTGCCCTCACACCCACGGAGGTAAGTGCCACTGTCAGGGCAGAGCCTGCTGCGGCCGCTTGTGGGCCACCCTGTTATCAGCTTGTTTTTGGCTCCTGGGCTGGCCTCTGTTGTAGTTCCTGCTGTTTCCCAGGCCTTATCTCCCCTGAAGtgttcaataataataattgtaataaaaaCAGCTACTCCATACTTCATTGAGTGCTTACCCTGTGTCAGATGCTGCTCCAAGTGCTTATAGATAGATATTCACATCATGGAGTGCAGGTTCTttctttcgttttcttttttttttttgagatagggtctccctctgtcgcccaggctagagtgcagtggggcaatcacagctcactacaacctccacctcctgggctcaggcagtcctcccacctcagcctcttgggtagctgggactgcaggcaggtgccaccatgcccagcaaatttttttgtatttttagtagaggtgaggttttgccacattgcccaggctggtctcaaactcctgggctcaagtgatgtgcctgcctcggcctcccaaagtgctgggattgcaggcgtgagccaccgcaccagcctgGTTATTTCTGAGAAAGAGATCACTCTCATTTGTGGAAGAGAAGGCGGAGGCACAGAGTGGCTGGTAAGTGGCAGGGCTGGGTCTAAGACCCCAGCCCTGTGGTTCTAGAGCTCGTGCCCTCAACCACCGTGCGATGTGTCCACTGTAGGGCCAGCCGTGCTCGTGCTTCCATCTCCCCTGCCCTGCCAGGCTAGAGGTTCCTCCTTCCTGTGAGTTCCTTCTTTCTTGCAGTTGTGCCATTTCGTAGTGTTTTGGGTAGCCTGGATGCTGGCTCGGGGAGGTGGTCCTCTGCCTTAGGGAGCAGCGCTGCCATCCTTCTCCTTCTGTCATAGAGTCTCTCTTCCCAGGACCTCACACCGGGCAGTgtggaggaggctgaggaggctgagccagaTGAGGAGTTTAAAGATGCGATTGAGGTGGGTGGCCCTTCCCCAGCATCCTCTACTGAGCAGGCCAGAAATTGGGTGGTCCTggagctgttttttgtttttgttttttaatgtccaAGTGAGAAGCTAAAACTTGCTGTGAGCTAGAACTCACTGGTTGAAAGAGTGCCACTGAACCCCTACCCGCTCCTGTTTCTGGTTGAGCCAGCTGTCCTGGGTGCCCAGGGCAAGAGTGGCTCTGGAAGTCTCCGGGTAATGCCCTGCTAGGGGAGCTGGATGATTTCTGGCCTTTGCTGGAGACCGTGGGCTTGGTGCCTTTGATATAGGAAGGGCAGCTTTTGAGGAGGCTACTGCCCTGGGTCTCTGCTCTTCTGCAGAGTGAGTTCCGTA
This genomic stretch from Pongo pygmaeus isolate AG05252 chromosome 8, NHGRI_mPonPyg2-v2.0_pri, whole genome shotgun sequence harbors:
- the ZFYVE27 gene encoding protrudin isoform X12; this encodes MQTSEREGSGPELSPSVMPEAPLESPPFPTKSPAFDLFNLVLSYKRLEIYLEPLKDAGDGVRYLLRWQMPLCSLLTCLGLNVLFLTLNEGAWYSVGALMISVPALLGYLQEVCRARLPESELMRRKYHSVRQEDLQRVRLSRPEAVAEVKSLFYGVLLGTICMLYLLPLCWVLTLLNSTLFLGNVEFFRVVSEYRASLQQRMNPKQEEHAFESPPPPDVGGKGGLMDSTPALTPTEDLTPGSVEEAEEAEPDEEFKDAIEEDDEGAPCPAEDELALQDNGFLSKNEVLRSKVSRLTERLRKRYPTNNFGNCTGCSATFSVLKKRRSCSNCGNSFCSRCCSFKVPKSSMGATAPEAQRETVFVCASCNQTLSK
- the ZFYVE27 gene encoding protrudin isoform X1, with the translated sequence MQTSEREGSGPELSPSVMPEAPLESPPFPTKSPAFDLFNLVLSYKRLEIYLEPLKDAGDGVRYLLRWQMPLCSLLTCLGLNVLFLTLNEGAWYSVGALMISVPALLGYLQEVCRARLPESELMRRKYHSVRQEDLQRVRLSRPEAVAEVKSFLIQLEAFLSRLCCTCEAAYRVLHWENPVVSSQFYGVLLGTICMLYLLPLCWVLTLLNSTLFLGNVEFFRVVSEYRASLQQRMNPKQEEHAFESPPPPDVGGKGGLMDSTPALTPTESLSSQDLTPGSVEEAEEAEPDEEFKDAIEETHLVVLEDDEGAPCPAEDELALQDNGFLSKNEVLRSKVSRLTERLRKRYPTNNFGNCTGCSATFSVLKKRRSCSNCGNSFCSRCCSFKVPKSSMGATAPEAQRETVFVCASCNQTLSK
- the ZFYVE27 gene encoding protrudin isoform X10, with product MQTSEREGSGPELSPSVMPEAPLESPPFPTKSPAFDLFNLVLSYKRLEIYLEPLKDAGDGVRYLLRWQMPLCSLLTCLGLNVLFLTLNEGAWYSVGALMISVPALLGYLQEVCRARLPESELMRRKYHSVRQEDLQRVRLSRPEAVAEVKSFLIQLEAFLSRLCCTCEAAYRVLHWENPVVSSQFYGVLLGTICMLYLLPLCWVLTLLNSTLFLGNVEFFRVVSEYRASLQQRMNPKQEEHAFESPPPPDVGGKGGLMDSTPALTPTEEDDEGAPCPAEDELALQDNGFLSKNEVLRSKVSRLTERLRKRYPTNNFGNCTGCSATFSVLKKRRSCSNCGNSFCSRCCSFKVPKSSMGATAPEAQRETVFVCASCNQTLSK
- the ZFYVE27 gene encoding protrudin isoform X2, with amino-acid sequence MQTSEREGSGPELSPSVMPEAPLESPPFPTKSPAFDLFNLVLSYKRLEIYLEPLKDAGDGVRYLLRWQMPLCSLLTCLGLNVLFLTLNEGAWYSVGALMISVPALLGYLQEVCRARLPESELMRRKYHSVRQEDLQRVRLSRPEAVAEVKSFLIQLEAFLSRLCCTCEAAYRVLHWENPVVSSQFYGVLLGTICMLYLLPLCWVLTLLNSTLFLGNVEFFRVVSEYRASLQQRMNPKQEEHAFESPPPPDVGGKGGLMDSTPALTPTEDLTPGSVEEAEEAEPDEEFKDAIEETHLVVLEDDEGAPCPAEDELALQDNGFLSKNEVLRSKVSRLTERLRKRYPTNNFGNCTGCSATFSVLKKRRSCSNCGNSFCSRCCSFKVPKSSMGATAPEAQRETVFVCASCNQTLSK
- the ZFYVE27 gene encoding protrudin isoform X3; this encodes MQTSEREGSGPELSPSVMPEAPLESPPFPTKSPAFDLFNLVLSYKRLEIYLEPLKDAGDGVRYLLRWQMPLCSLLTCLGLNVLFLTLNEGAWYSVGALMISVPALLGYLQEVCRARLPESELMRRKYHSVRQEDLQRVRLSRPEAVAEVKSFLIQLEAFLSRLCCTCEAAYRVLHWENPVVSSQFYGVLLGTICMLYLLPLCWVLTLLNSTLFLGNVEFFRVVSEYRASLQQRMNPKQEEHAFESPPPPDVGGKGGLMDSTPALTPTESLSSQDLTPGSVEEAEEAEPDEEFKDAIEEDDEGAPCPAEDELALQDNGFLSKNEVLRSKVSRLTERLRKRYPTNNFGNCTGCSATFSVLKKRRSCSNCGNSFCSRCCSFKVPKSSMGATAPEAQRETVFVCASCNQTLSK
- the ZFYVE27 gene encoding protrudin isoform X4; the encoded protein is MQTSEREGSGPELSPSVMPEAPLESPPFPTKSPAFDLFNLVLSYKRLEIYLEPLKDAGDGVRYLLRWQMPLCSLLTCLGLNVLFLTLNEGAWYSVGALMISVPALLGYLQEVCRARLPESELMRRKYHSVRQEDLQRVRLSRPEAVAEVKSFLIQLEAFLSRLCCTCEAAYRVLHWENPVVSSQFYGVLLGTICMLYLLPLCWVLTLLNSTLFLGNVEFFRVVSEYRASLQQRMNPKQEEHAFESPPPPDVGGKGGLMDSTPALTPTEDLTPGSVEEAEEAEPDEEFKDAIEEDDEGAPCPAEDELALQDNGFLSKNEVLRSKVSRLTERLRKRYPTNNFGNCTGCSATFSVLKKRRSCSNCGNSFCSRCCSFKVPKSSMGATAPEAQRETVFVCASCNQTLSK